The Microcebus murinus isolate Inina chromosome 1, M.murinus_Inina_mat1.0, whole genome shotgun sequence genome includes a region encoding these proteins:
- the LOC142872906 gene encoding dnaJ homolog subfamily B member 6 → MVDYYEVLGVQRHASAEDIKKAYRKLALKWHPDKNPENKEEAERKFKQVAEAYEVLSDAKKRDIYDKYGKEGLNGGGGGGSHLDNPFEFGFTFRNPDDVFREFFGGRDPFSFDFFEDSFEDFFGNRRGPRGSRNRGTGSFFSAFAGFPSFGGGFSSFDTGFTSFGSLGHGGLTSFSSTSFGGGGGMGNFKSVSTSTKIVNGRKITTKRIVENGQERVEIEEDGQLKSLTINGKEQLLRLDNK, encoded by the coding sequence ATGGTGGATTATTATGAAGTCCTAGGCGTGCAGAGACATGCCTCAGCCGAGGATATTAAAAAGGCGTATCGAAAACTGGCACTGAAGTGGCACCCGGATAAAAACCCTGAGAAtaaggaagaagcagagagaaaattcAAACAAGTAGCCGAGGCGTATGAGGTGTTATCAGATGCTAAGAAACGGGACATCTATGACAAGTACGGCAAAGAAGGATTAAATGGTGGCGGAGGAGGTGGAAGTCATTTAGACAATCCATTTGAGTTTGGCTTCACATTCCGTAACCCAGATGACGTCTTCAGGGAATTTTTTGGCGGAAGGGACCCATTTTCATTTGACTTCTTTGAAGACTCATTTGAGGACTTTTTTGGGAATCGGAGGGGTCCCCGAGGAAGCAGAAACCGAGGAACAGGGTCGTTTTTCTCTGCCTTCGCTGGATTTCCATCTTTTGGAggtggattttcttcttttgatacaGGATTTACTTCATTCGGGTCACTAGGTCATGGGGGCCTCACTTCGTTCTCTTCCACAtcatttggtggtggtggtgggatggGCAACTTCAAGTCTGTGTCAACTTCTACCAAGATAGTTAATGGCAGAAAGATCACCACAAAGAGAATTGTCGAGAATGGTCAAGAAAGAGTAGAAATTGAAGAAGACGGCCAGTTAAAGTCCTTAACAATAAATGGTAAGGAGCAGCTGCTGCGCTTGGATAACAAGTAA